A single genomic interval of Asterias amurensis chromosome 1, ASM3211899v1 harbors:
- the LOC139944798 gene encoding arylsulfatase A-like, with product MAARRGLLLFYMFALSFVFSSNHVCLCVEISRPNVVILFADDLGYGDLESYGHPTSVTPNLNNLSSNGLQFMQFYVTSPVCSPSRAALLTGRYQTRSGVWPGVFIPSSTGGLPHNEITIAEILQPLNYSTAIVGKWHLGAGKDGNFLPIYQGFDEYYGIPYSHDMCFCSKCFYPNDRCFDNCDIQYSRCPLYHGKTIIEQPVDLVTLEKRYTSYAKEYISRNAQNETPFFLYYAYQHTHHPQFASEEFRNSTIRGTFGDSLAELDWSVGQIIEQLHTSGVAQNTFVFFTSDNGPSIFREYRGGCAGLLKCGKGTTYEGGQRVPAIAYWPGKIKPGRTQELASTLDLLPTVANITGAPLPASTTLDGVDMSQILFERMKSQRESFLYYPAEANPKRGVFAVRYKQYKAHYITKGSTLSGPTNVDHDCSNTSLIHHSPPLLFELNRDPGERYDLSTDKRYQSVLEEIGKIRDKLVSGMTWGKSQINGTDPNVEPCCNSGCKPFPKCCTCKGSEVNFITV from the exons ATGGCGGCGCGCAgaggtttgttgttgttttacatGTTCGCTTTGTCTTTTGTGTTCAGCAGTAATCATGTCTGCCTGTGTGTTGAAATTTCTCGACCAAATGTTGTTATACTGTTTGCTGATGATCTTGGTTATGGGGATCTTGAATCTTACGGCCATCCAACGTCAGTAACACCCAATCTGAATAACTTATCCTCAAACGGATTGCAGTTTATGCAGTTTTATGTGACTTCTCCTGTGTGTAGTCCATCAAG GGCAGCACTTCTAACTGGTCGCTATCAGACACGCTCAGGAGTATGGCCAGGTGTCTTCATACCAAGCTCCACTGGGGGCCTTCCACACAATGAAATCACTATAGCTGAGATCCTACAACCATTAAACTACTCCACTGCAATTGTTGGCAAATGGCACTTAGGAGCTGGCAAGGATGGCAACTTCCTACCCATCTACCAGGGTTTCGATGAGTATTATGGGATACCATATTCTCATGATATGTGCTTTTGCTCTAAGTGCTTCTACCCAAATGACAGATGTTTTGATAACTGTGACATTCAATACTCAAGGTGTCCACTCTATCATGGTAAAACAATCATTGAACAACCAGTTGATCTTGTGACTTTGGAGAAACGCTACACCAGCTATGCCAAGGAGTATATATCCAGGAATGCACAAAATGAAACACCATTCTTCTTGTACTACGCCTACCAACACACCCACCACCCACAGTTTGCCAGTGAAGAGTTTAGAAACAGCACTATTAGAGGAACATTTGGTGATTCTTTGGCTGAACTTGATTGGAGTGTTGGCCAGATCATTGAGCAGCTTCATACCAGTGGAGTTGCACAGAACACCTTTGTGTTCTTCACCTCTGACAATGG GCCAAGTATCTTCAGAGAGTACAGAGGTGGGTGTGCTGGGCTTCTCAAATGTGGAAAAGGCACAACCTACGAGGGTGGACAACGGGTACCAGCTATTGCCTACTGGCCTGGCAAAATTAAGCCAGGGCGCACCCAAGAGCTAGCCAGTACCCTTGACCTGTTGCCTACTGTAGCTAACATTACTGGTGCCCCTTTGCCTGCCAGCACAACCCTTGATGGTGTTGATATGTCACAGATTTTATTTGAGAGAATGAAG AGTCAAAGAGAATCCTTCCTGTACTACCCAGCAGAAGCAAACCCCAAGCGAGGCGTCTTTGCAGTTCGCTACAAGCAGTACAAGGCCCATTATATCACAAAAGGAAGTACTCTCTCGGGACCCACCAACGTTGATCATGACTGCAGTAATACTAGTCTTATTCATCATTCCCCTCCACTCCTGTTTGAACTTAATCGTGACCCCGGTGAACGCTATGACCTCAGTACTGACAAACGCTATCAGAGTGTACTTGAAGAGATAGGAAAAATAAGAGATAAATTGGTTTCTGGAATGACATGGGGGAAATCACAGATTAATGGAACCGATCCAAATGTAGAGCCATGCTGCAACTCTGGCTGCAAACCCTTTCCTAAATGCTGTACATGCAAAGGGTCAGAGGTGAACTTTATCACAGTATAA
- the LOC139944770 gene encoding spermatogenesis-associated protein 17-like has translation MATVVRLVRRTPNVMEQVFERNRISEEQRWSEWEASVHIQAWFRAVRVRSYLKHLHRCATTLQKTWRGFLGRAFVRILIENQVLIMRRNFYNAMATVIQKIWRGFYTRKYIFNYYSRKRYLEGLLVKNQIVRQELEEYSEQKSRERAIEMEHKMQKSIIDDASKHHYLLSTDVVPGIYNSPFTPYPDEMEMILRSVKPRPPPGPKPKRDNRSGIIIPPSPPLPMTEPLPPIGETKLQGPFRTPDEVIKQRYKQLQPTLRVATSYTSVEEAREAMKSKEWIMRVNDNIFEPFSKRDRAYEPLLHTTSKHGHLPYGTRYYRETDDTKNITALRFQPVVSPIPVFEKLNDTYSKGTETVP, from the exons ATGGCTACCGTTGTGAGGTTGGTACGGCGAACTCCGAATGTGATGGAACAAGTTTTTGAAAGAAATAG AATTTCTGAAGAGCAACGCTGGTCAGAGTGGGAAGCTTCCGTCCACATTCAAGCATGGTTCAGGGCAGTGAGAGTACGGTCATACCTAAAGCATCTACATAGATGTGCCACCACACTGCAGAAAACTTGGCGGGGATTCTTAGGAAGGGCGTTTGTTAGGATTCTTATTGAAAACCAGGTGCTGATTATGAGAAGGAACTTCTACAATGCCATGGCAACTGTT ATTCAAAAAATATGGCGAGGTTTCTACACAAGGAAATACATTTTCAATTACTACAGTAGGAAGAGATATCTTGAGGGACTGCTTGTGAAGAACCAGATTGTGAG gCAAGAGCTTGAGGAGTACAGTGAACAGAAGTCGCGTGAGAGGGCGATAGAAATGGAACACAAAATGCAAAAGTCCATCATTGATGATGCCAGCAAACATCATTACCTTCTGAGTACTGATGTG GTCCCTGGTATTTACAACTCGCCATTTACACCCTACCCTGATGAGATGGAGATGATTCTACGGAGTGTCAAGCCCCGCCCACCCCCTGGGCCCAAACCCAAGAGAGACAATAGGTCAGGGATCATCATCCCTCCGAGCCCGCCCCTGCCTATGACAGAGCCCCTCCCACCGATTGGGGAAACAAAG CTCCAGGGACCATTCCGTACACCTGATGAAGTTATAAAGCAGCGTTACAAACAACTGCAACCAACATTGAGGGTAGCTACCTCTTATACATCAGTAGAGGAAGCTAGAGAAGCAATGAAATCTAAGGAGTGGATCATGAGAGTCAATGATAACAT ATTTGAGCCATTCTCTAAGAGGGATAGGGCGTATGAACCATTGCTGCATACAACCTCTAAGCATGGTCATCTCCCATATGGAACTAGGTACTACAGAGAGACAGATGACACCAAGAATATTACAGCACTG AGATTCCAGCCTGTTGTTTCTCCTATCCCAGTCTTTGAGAAGCTGAATGACACTTACTCCAAGGGAACAGAGACTGTACCATAA